In one Oryza glaberrima chromosome 2, OglaRS2, whole genome shotgun sequence genomic region, the following are encoded:
- the LOC127763450 gene encoding RING-H2 finger protein ATL40-like, giving the protein MKGDNSNVFLVAGLSLVVVVHVLVLLWALWWGYGRSRLALARARVVGQHDVARGGLSAEQVGELPCHVVKEGAGECAVCLEAFRAGDRRRVLPRCEHGFHAQCVDSWLRVSRLCPICRAEVAASRGKEGDAPVAEAASLEIVAER; this is encoded by the coding sequence ATGAAAGGAGACAACTCCAacgtcttcctcgtcgccggcctctcgCTGGTGGTCGTCGTCCATGTCCTCGTGCTCCTATGGGCGCTGTGGTGGGGATACGGCCGCTcgcgcctcgccctcgcccgcgcccgcgtCGTCGGGCAGCACgacgtggcgcgcggcggcctctCGGCGGAACAGGTCGGCGAGCTGCCGTGCCACGTTGTCAAGGAGGGTGCCGGCGAGTGCGCGGTGTGCCTGGAGGCGTTCCGGGCGGGCGACCGGCGCCGGGTGCTGCCGAGGTGCGAGCACGGCTTCCACGCGCAGTGCGTCGACTCGTGGCTGCGCGTGAGCCGCCTGTGCCCCATCTGCCGCGCCGAGGTGGCCGCCAGCCGCGGCAAGGAAGGTGACGCGCCGGTGGCCGAGGCCGCCTCCTTGGAGATCGTCGCCGAACGATAG
- the LOC127763449 gene encoding benzaldehyde dehydrogenase, mitochondrial-like, giving the protein MAARRAASSLLSRGLIARPSAASSTGDSAILGAGSARGFLPGALHRFSAAPAAAATAAATEEPIQPPVDVKYTKLLINGNFVDAASGKTFATVDPRTGDVIARVAEGDAEDVNRAVAAARRAFDEGPWPRMTAYERCRVLLRFADLIEQHADEIAALETWDGGKTLEQTTGTEVPMVARYMRYYGGWADKIHGLVVPADGPHHVQVLHEPIGVAGQIIPWNFPLLMFAWKVGPALACGNAVVLKTAEQTPLSALFVASLLHEAGLPDGVLNVVSGFGPTAGATLSSHMGVDKLAFTGSTGTGKIVLELAARSNLKPVTLELGGKSPFIVMDDADVDQAVELAHRALFFNQGQCCCAGSRTFVHERVYDEFVEKARARALQRVVGDPFRTGVEQGPQIDGEQFKKILQYVKSGVDSGATLVAGGDRAGSRGFYIQPTVFADVEDEMKIAQEEIFGPVQSILKFSTVEEVVRRANATPYGLAAGVFTQRLDAANTLARALRVGTVWVNTYDVFDAAVPFGGYKMSGVGREKGVYSLRNYLQTKAVVTPIKDAAWL; this is encoded by the exons ATGGCGGCAAGGAGGGCtgcttcctccctcctctctcgcggCCTCATCGCGAGGCCTTCTGCTGCCTCCTCCACTGGCGACTCCGCTATCCTTGGAGCAG GCTCAGCACGGGGCTTCTTGCCTGGAGCACTTCACAGATTCAGCGCTgcaccggccgccgctgccaccgccgcagccaCTGAGGAGCCGATCCAGCCGCCGGTGGACGTGAAGTACACCAAGCTCCTCATCAATGGCAACTTCGTCGATGCAGCATCAG GGAAGACGTTCGCGACGGTGGATCCCCGCACCGGCGATGTCATTGCCCGCGTGGCCGAGGGCGACGCGGAGGACGTcaaccgcgccgtcgccgccgcccgccgggcCTTCGACGAGGGCCCGTGGCCGCGGATGACCGCCTAC GAGCGGTGCAGGGTGTTGCTGCGGTTCGCGGACCTGATCGAGCAGCACGCCGATGAGATCGCGGCGCTGGAGACGTGGGACGGCGGGAAGACGCTGGAGCAGACGACGGGGACGGAGGTGCCGATGGTGGCGCGGTACATGCGGTACTACGGCGGGTGGGCGGACAAGATCCACGGCCTCGTCGTGCCGGCGGATGGGCCACACCACGTGCAGGTGCTGCACGAGCCCATCGGCGTGGCCGGGCAGATCATCCCCTGGAACTTCCCGCTGCTCATGTTCGCCTGGAAGGTCGGCCCGGCGCTCGCCTGCGGCAACGCCGTCGTGCTCAAGACCGCCGAGCAGACGCCGCTCTCCGCGCTCTTCGTCGCCAGCCTGCTCCACGAGGCTGGCCTCCCCGACGGCGTTCTCAACGTCGTCTCCGGCTTTGGTCCGACCGCCGGCGCCACTCTCTCCAGCCACATGGGTGTCGACAAG CTTGCATTCACCGGTTCGACGGGCACGGGCAAGATCGTGCTTGAGCTGGCCGCAAGGAGCAACCTTAAGCCGGTGACGCTGGAGCTCGGAGGCAAATCACCTTTCATCGTCATGGATGACGCCGATGTCGACCAGGCCGTCGAGCTTGCGCACCGCGCGCTCTTCTTCAACCAG GGGCAATGCTGCTGCGCGGGGTCACGCACGTTCGTGCACGAGCGCGTCTACGACGAGTTCGTGGAGAAGGCCAGGGCTCGCGCTCTGCAGCGTGTGGTCGGCGACCCATTCAGGACAGGCGTCGAGCAGGGGCCTCAG ATCGACGGCGAGCAATTCAAGAAGATCTTGCAGTACGTCAAGTCGGGCGTGGACAGTGGCGCCACactcgtggccggcggcgacagggCGGGCAGCAGGGGGTTCTACATCCAGCCAACCGTCTTTGCAGACGTCGAG GACGAAATGAAGATCGCGCAGGAGGAGATATTCGGGCCGGTGCAGTCCATCCTCAAGTTCAG cacggtggaggaggtggtgcggAGGGCGAACGCGACGCCATACGGGCTGGCGGCGGGGGTGTTCACCCAGAGGCTGGACGCGGCGAACACCCTGGCGCGGGCATTGAGGGTCGGGACGGTGTGGGTGAACACCTACGACGTGTTCGACGCGGCCGTCCCGTTCGGCGGCTACAAGATGAGCGGCGTTGGCAGGGAGAAGGGCGTCTACAGCCTCCGCAACTACCTCCAGACCAAGGCCGTCGTCACGCCTATCAAGGACGCCGCCTGGTTGTAG
- the LOC127762287 gene encoding potassium transporter 25 isoform X2, which translates to MDLEAAHGAAAAPGKRRRRARESWGASLLLAYQSLGVVYGDVATSPLYVYKSAFAGDDIQHSAGNEEIYGVLSFVFWTLTLISLVKYVLIVLRADDGGEGGTFALYSLICRHVRAGLLPGGGGGAGDELAVGGRRDARAMSRLRAMLERYRVLQRLLLLFALLGTCMVIGDGVLTPAVSVYSAVSGLELSMEHEHHKYVQLPVTCAILIGLFALQHYGTHRVGFIFAPIVCVWLLCISAIGVYNIVHWNHHVYRALSPYYMYQFLKKTQTGGWMSLGGILLCVTGSEAMYADLGHFSQSSIKIAFMSVVYPALVLAYMGQAAYISQHHSFENAYHIGFYVSVPEKLRWPVLVIAILAAVVGSQAVITGTFSIIKQCSSLSCFPGVKIVHTSSTVHGQIYIPEINWILMILCLAVTLGFRNTKHLANAQGLAVITVMLVTTCLMSLVIVLCWNKSIFLALGFLIFFGTIEVLYFSASLVKFHEGAWVPITLSFIFMIVMCVWHYGTIKKYEFDFQNKVSVNWLLNLGPSLGIVRVRGIGLIHTELVSGIPAIFSHFVTNLPAFHQVLVFLCVKSVPVPHVQPEERFLVGRIGPKEYRLYRVIVRYGYRDVQKDDIEFEKDLVSSIAEFIRSGDSHHNGVLEDTDKSCEKLSSISNGIPLWMEDGEVDASASPHKETDTQIISPNRKKARFVLPKNAQVDSEVRRELQELMDAREAGMSFILGHSYMKAKSGSSFIKRIVINFFYEFLRRNSRGPSYAATIPHASTLEVGMVYQV; encoded by the exons ATGGATCTGGAGGCCGCGCAtggcgcggctgcggcgccaGGGAAG aggaggaggagggcgagggagTCATGGGGAGCGTCGCTGCTGCTCGCGTACCAGAGCCTCGGGGTGGTGTACGGCGACGTGGCCACGTCGCCGCTGTACGTGTACAAGAGCgccttcgccggcgacgacatcCAGCACTCGGCGGGGAACGAGGAGATCTACGGCGTGCTGTCCTTCGTGTTCTGGACGCTGACCCTCATCTCGCTCGTCAAGTACGTGCTCATCGTGCtccgcgccgacgacggcggcgagggcggcacgTTCGCGCTCTACTCCCTCATCTGCCGCCACGTCCGCGCGGGCCtgcttcccggcggcggcggcggcgccggcgacgagctcgccgtGGGAGGGCGTCGTGACGCCCGGGCCATGTCGAGGCTGAGGGCGATGCTGGAGAGGTACAGGGTGCTGCAGAGGCTGCTGCTCCTGTTCGCGCTGCTCGGGACGTGTATGGTCATCGGGGACGGCGTGCTCACCCCTGCGGTCTCTG TGTACTCTGCGGTCTCTGGGCTTGAGTTGTCAATGGAGCATGAGCATCACAAAT ACGTACAACTTCCTGTGACGTGTGCCATACTTATAGGCTTGTTTGCGCTGCAACACTATGGTACACACAGAGTTGGATTTATCTTTGCCCCAATTGTCTGCGTCTGGCTTCTCTGCATAAGTGCTATAGGGGTTTACAACATTGTTCACTGGAACCACCATGTGTACCGAGCCCTCTCACCATACTACATGTATCAGTTTCTCAAGAAGACCCAAACAGGTGGTTGGATGTCACTGGGTGGAATCCTTCTATGTGTAACAG GTTCGGAAGCTATGTATGCAGATCTTGGACATTTCTCACAATCGTCAATTAAG ATTGCGTTCATGTCTGTGGTTTATCCAGCTCTAGTTCTTGCTTACATGGGGCAGGCTGCTTATATCTCACAACACCACAGCTTTGAGAATGCTTATCATATTGGATTCTATGTGTCAGTACCAG AAAAACTTAGATGGCCTGTTCTGGTGATTGCTATACTAGCAGCTGTGGTTGGGAGCCAAGCAGTCATTACTGGCACCTTTTCAATTATCAAGCAGTGCTCTTCATTAAGTTGCTTCCCTGGCGTGAAAATTGTGCACACATCATCTACAGTACACGGTCAGATATACATACCTGAAATCAATTGGATCCTGATGATACTCTGCCTGGCTGTTACTCTTGGCTTCAGAAACACGAAACATTTGGCAAATGCACAAG GTCTGGCGGTTATAACTGTCATGCTTGTTACCACTTGTTTAATGTCACTGGTCATTGTGCTTTGCTGGAACAAAAGTATCTTCCTTGCGCTCGGTTTCCTGATTTTCTTTGGCACAATCGAAGTACTCTACTTCTCAGCTTCCCTTGTCAAGTTTCATGAAGGCGCATGGGTCCCAATTACCCTCTCCTTTATATTTATGATAGTCATGTGCGTGTGGCATTATGGCACTATAAAGAAGTATGAGTTTGATTTCCAAAACAAGGTTTCAGTAAACTGGCTCTTGAACCTTGGTCCTTCATTGGGGATTGTCCGTGTTCGAGGCATTGGACTGATACATACAGAACTGGTATCTGGAATTCCAGCCATCTTCTCCCACTTCGTCACTAATCTGCCTGCATTTCACCAG GTACTGGTTTTTCTGTGTGTTAAATCAGTTCCAGTGCCACATGTTCAACCTGAAGAACGGTTTCTAGTGGGTCGCATTGGTCCAAAAGAGTACAGGCTATACAGGGTCATCGTGAGGTATGGGTACCGTGATGTGCAGAAGGATGACATAGAGTTTGAAAAGGACCTAGTCAGCAGCATTGCAGAGTTCATCCGCAGTGGGGATTCTCACCACAACGGTGTTTTGGAGGACACAGACAAGTCGTGTGAGAAACTGTCTTCCATCAGTAATGGTATTCCATTGTGGATGGAGGATGGAGAGGTCGATGCTTCAGCATCCCCTCATAAGGAGACAGATACACAGATCATATCACCAAACCGAAAGAAAGCAAGGTTCGTGCTGCCAAAGAATGCCCAGGTGGACAGCGAAGTGCGCCGTGAGCTGCAGGAGCTCATGGATGCAAGGGAGGCTGGAATGTCCTTCATCTTAGGACACTCCTACATGAAGGCGAAGAGCGGGTCTAGTTTCATAAAGCGAATCGTGATAAACTTCTTCTACGAGTTCTTGAGGAGAAACAGCCGCGGACCATCTTATGCTGCTACCATACCTCATGCCTCCACACTGGAGGTGGGAATGGTCTACCAAGTCTGA
- the LOC127761388 gene encoding uncharacterized protein LOC127761388, with protein MEGGGRGGGPVVAVLLLAALLLAAVAPASASSYPAKVVSGFLSNAASSVMKRLWSLKSTTKTGSGGKSMVKYEGGYTVETVFDGSKLGIEPYAVEVTQGGELLVMDSMNSNIYRIALPLSRYSRPKLVAGSPEGFPGHVDGRPREARMNHPKGFTVDGRGNIYVADAMNMAIRKISDTGVTTIAGGKSSRGGHVDGPSDDAKFSTDFEVRYIGSSCSLLVIDRGNQAIREIQLNFDDCVYQYEAGFPLGVAVLLAAAFFGYMLALLQSRVLGMVSTEDEPETQTPLKASIASIPPYQKPLKQSVRPPLIPNEDESEKQEVEEGFFTSIGKLIVGAKSSVAEIVGAAFSRKKRLNIHQQQARVRSWPVQESYAIPRDETPPPLDTRTPTPRKNYAFMSKEPEKIHHIRHGRSQFNGWNGDAPQQQQQQQQQQQIHHQQYLQHHRQYSSGPQTFYEPSCEATNEIVFGAVQEVDSKRRAVEIKPMNHGDPQYDQDGLRHRSSYTGYSNNW; from the exons ATGGAGGGTgggggaagaggcggcggccCCGTGGTGGCGGTGCTGCTGCTggccgcgctcctcctcgcgGCCGTCGCTCCGGCCTCCGCGTCGTCGTACCCCGCAA AGGTGGTGAGTGGGTTCCTCTCCAACGCGGCGTCGTCGGTGATGAAGCGGCTGTGGTCGCTCAAATCCACCACGAAGACAG GAAGCGGAGGGAAGTCGATGGTGAAGTACGAGGGCGGGTACACCGTGGAGACGGTCTTCGACGGGAGCAAGCTGGGGATCGAGCCCTACGCGGTGGAGGTCACCCAGGGCGGCGAGCTGCTCGTCATGGACTCCATGAACAGCAACATCTACAGGATCGCCCTGCCGCTGTCTCGAT ATAGCAGACCAAAGCTTGTAGCTGGTTCTCCGGAAGGATTTCCTGGTCATGTTGATGGAAGGCCTCGAGAGGCCAGGATGAACCATCCAAAGGGATTTACGGTGGACGGCAGGGGTAACATTTATGTGGCTGATGCTATGAACATGGCTATTAGAAAGATCAGTGACACAG GGGTTACAACTATTGCTGGGGGGAAATCAAGCAGAGGAGGGCATGTTGATGGACCAAGTGATGATGCAAAATTTTCTACTGATTTTGAAGTCCGCTATATTGGCAGTAGCTGCTCCCTTTTGGTGATTGACAGAGGAAACCAAGCGATTCGGGAGATTCAACTCAACTTCGATGACTGTGTATATCAGTATGAAGCTGGTTTTCCTCTAG GAGTTGCGGTGCTTCTTGCTGCTGCGTTCTTTGGCTACATGCTCGCGTTGCTCCAAAGCAGGGTTTTAGGGATGGTGTCAACAGAAGAT GAACCTGAGACTCAGACTCCACTAAAAGCTAGCATTGCAAGCATCCCTCCATACCAGAAGCCGCTAAAACAATCTGTCCGTCCACCGTTAATCCCAAATGAGGATGAATCTGAGAAACAAGAGGTTGAAGAGGGGTTCTTTACCTCAATCGGTAAACTCATCGTGGGAGCCAAATCGTCTGTTGCAGAGATAGTTGGTGCAGCCTTTTCCAGAAAGAAGCGTTTAAACATTCATCAGCAGCAGGCTAGAGTACGCTCTTGGCCGgttcaagaaagctacgccatcCCGCGGGATGAGACGCCTCCACCACTGGATACAAGAACTCCAACCCCACGCAAGAACTATGCTTTCATGTCAAAGGAGCCCGAAAAGATCCACCACATCCGGCATGGTCGGTCTCAGTTCAATGGTTGGAACGGAGACGCacctcagcagcagcagcaacagcagcagcagcagcaaatacATCACCAGCAGTACTTACAGCATCATAGGCAGTATTCATCAGGACCGCAAACTTTCTATGAGCCAAGCTGTGAGGCAACAAACGAGATTGTCTTTGGAGCCGTGCAGGAGGTAGACAGCAAGCGCCGCGCTGTGGAGATCAAACCCATGAACCATGGCGATCCGCAGTATGACCAAGATGGGTTGCGGCACCGCAGCAGCTACACCGGTTACAGCAACAACTGGTAG
- the LOC127764232 gene encoding E3 ubiquitin-protein ligase ATL41-like, with product MAAGATLSVLLLVAGVVLMLVLHVVVVFWALRRGVFLRGAFRVEERRDQRAAGLTPDEIAVLPCHERKEDGGGGGGGECAVCLEAFQAGDRCRVLPRCEHGFHARCVDSWLRQSRVCPICRAEVEVSGYAGKPAAAVAEASQATTLEIVTERLGGTER from the coding sequence atggcggcgggggcgacgctgtcggtgctcctcctcgtcgccggcgtggtgcTCATGCTCGTGctgcacgtcgtcgtcgtcttctggGCGCTGCGCCGGGGCGTGTTCCTGCGCGGCGCGTTCCGGGTGGAGGAGCGCCGGGACCAGCGGGCCGCCGGCCTGACGCCCGACGAGATCGCCGTGCTTCCCTGCCACGAGCGCAAGgaagacggcggtggcggcggcggcggcgagtgcgcGGTGTGCCTGGAGGCGTTCCAGGCGGGCGACCGGTGCCGCGTGCTGCCGAGGTGCGAGCACGGGTTCCACGCCCGGTGCGTCGACTCGTGGCTGCGCCAGAGCCGCGTGTGCCCCATCTGCCGCGCCGAGGTGGAAGTGTCCGGCTACGCCGGCAagccggccgcggcggtggccgaggCAAGTCAGGCGACCACGCTGGAGATCGTTACTGAAAGATTGGGAGGCACAGAACGGTAG
- the LOC127762287 gene encoding potassium transporter 25 isoform X1, whose product MDLEAAHGAAAAPGKQRRRRARESWGASLLLAYQSLGVVYGDVATSPLYVYKSAFAGDDIQHSAGNEEIYGVLSFVFWTLTLISLVKYVLIVLRADDGGEGGTFALYSLICRHVRAGLLPGGGGGAGDELAVGGRRDARAMSRLRAMLERYRVLQRLLLLFALLGTCMVIGDGVLTPAVSVYSAVSGLELSMEHEHHKYVQLPVTCAILIGLFALQHYGTHRVGFIFAPIVCVWLLCISAIGVYNIVHWNHHVYRALSPYYMYQFLKKTQTGGWMSLGGILLCVTGSEAMYADLGHFSQSSIKIAFMSVVYPALVLAYMGQAAYISQHHSFENAYHIGFYVSVPEKLRWPVLVIAILAAVVGSQAVITGTFSIIKQCSSLSCFPGVKIVHTSSTVHGQIYIPEINWILMILCLAVTLGFRNTKHLANAQGLAVITVMLVTTCLMSLVIVLCWNKSIFLALGFLIFFGTIEVLYFSASLVKFHEGAWVPITLSFIFMIVMCVWHYGTIKKYEFDFQNKVSVNWLLNLGPSLGIVRVRGIGLIHTELVSGIPAIFSHFVTNLPAFHQVLVFLCVKSVPVPHVQPEERFLVGRIGPKEYRLYRVIVRYGYRDVQKDDIEFEKDLVSSIAEFIRSGDSHHNGVLEDTDKSCEKLSSISNGIPLWMEDGEVDASASPHKETDTQIISPNRKKARFVLPKNAQVDSEVRRELQELMDAREAGMSFILGHSYMKAKSGSSFIKRIVINFFYEFLRRNSRGPSYAATIPHASTLEVGMVYQV is encoded by the exons ATGGATCTGGAGGCCGCGCAtggcgcggctgcggcgccaGGGAAG cagaggaggaggagggcgagggagTCATGGGGAGCGTCGCTGCTGCTCGCGTACCAGAGCCTCGGGGTGGTGTACGGCGACGTGGCCACGTCGCCGCTGTACGTGTACAAGAGCgccttcgccggcgacgacatcCAGCACTCGGCGGGGAACGAGGAGATCTACGGCGTGCTGTCCTTCGTGTTCTGGACGCTGACCCTCATCTCGCTCGTCAAGTACGTGCTCATCGTGCtccgcgccgacgacggcggcgagggcggcacgTTCGCGCTCTACTCCCTCATCTGCCGCCACGTCCGCGCGGGCCtgcttcccggcggcggcggcggcgccggcgacgagctcgccgtGGGAGGGCGTCGTGACGCCCGGGCCATGTCGAGGCTGAGGGCGATGCTGGAGAGGTACAGGGTGCTGCAGAGGCTGCTGCTCCTGTTCGCGCTGCTCGGGACGTGTATGGTCATCGGGGACGGCGTGCTCACCCCTGCGGTCTCTG TGTACTCTGCGGTCTCTGGGCTTGAGTTGTCAATGGAGCATGAGCATCACAAAT ACGTACAACTTCCTGTGACGTGTGCCATACTTATAGGCTTGTTTGCGCTGCAACACTATGGTACACACAGAGTTGGATTTATCTTTGCCCCAATTGTCTGCGTCTGGCTTCTCTGCATAAGTGCTATAGGGGTTTACAACATTGTTCACTGGAACCACCATGTGTACCGAGCCCTCTCACCATACTACATGTATCAGTTTCTCAAGAAGACCCAAACAGGTGGTTGGATGTCACTGGGTGGAATCCTTCTATGTGTAACAG GTTCGGAAGCTATGTATGCAGATCTTGGACATTTCTCACAATCGTCAATTAAG ATTGCGTTCATGTCTGTGGTTTATCCAGCTCTAGTTCTTGCTTACATGGGGCAGGCTGCTTATATCTCACAACACCACAGCTTTGAGAATGCTTATCATATTGGATTCTATGTGTCAGTACCAG AAAAACTTAGATGGCCTGTTCTGGTGATTGCTATACTAGCAGCTGTGGTTGGGAGCCAAGCAGTCATTACTGGCACCTTTTCAATTATCAAGCAGTGCTCTTCATTAAGTTGCTTCCCTGGCGTGAAAATTGTGCACACATCATCTACAGTACACGGTCAGATATACATACCTGAAATCAATTGGATCCTGATGATACTCTGCCTGGCTGTTACTCTTGGCTTCAGAAACACGAAACATTTGGCAAATGCACAAG GTCTGGCGGTTATAACTGTCATGCTTGTTACCACTTGTTTAATGTCACTGGTCATTGTGCTTTGCTGGAACAAAAGTATCTTCCTTGCGCTCGGTTTCCTGATTTTCTTTGGCACAATCGAAGTACTCTACTTCTCAGCTTCCCTTGTCAAGTTTCATGAAGGCGCATGGGTCCCAATTACCCTCTCCTTTATATTTATGATAGTCATGTGCGTGTGGCATTATGGCACTATAAAGAAGTATGAGTTTGATTTCCAAAACAAGGTTTCAGTAAACTGGCTCTTGAACCTTGGTCCTTCATTGGGGATTGTCCGTGTTCGAGGCATTGGACTGATACATACAGAACTGGTATCTGGAATTCCAGCCATCTTCTCCCACTTCGTCACTAATCTGCCTGCATTTCACCAG GTACTGGTTTTTCTGTGTGTTAAATCAGTTCCAGTGCCACATGTTCAACCTGAAGAACGGTTTCTAGTGGGTCGCATTGGTCCAAAAGAGTACAGGCTATACAGGGTCATCGTGAGGTATGGGTACCGTGATGTGCAGAAGGATGACATAGAGTTTGAAAAGGACCTAGTCAGCAGCATTGCAGAGTTCATCCGCAGTGGGGATTCTCACCACAACGGTGTTTTGGAGGACACAGACAAGTCGTGTGAGAAACTGTCTTCCATCAGTAATGGTATTCCATTGTGGATGGAGGATGGAGAGGTCGATGCTTCAGCATCCCCTCATAAGGAGACAGATACACAGATCATATCACCAAACCGAAAGAAAGCAAGGTTCGTGCTGCCAAAGAATGCCCAGGTGGACAGCGAAGTGCGCCGTGAGCTGCAGGAGCTCATGGATGCAAGGGAGGCTGGAATGTCCTTCATCTTAGGACACTCCTACATGAAGGCGAAGAGCGGGTCTAGTTTCATAAAGCGAATCGTGATAAACTTCTTCTACGAGTTCTTGAGGAGAAACAGCCGCGGACCATCTTATGCTGCTACCATACCTCATGCCTCCACACTGGAGGTGGGAATGGTCTACCAAGTCTGA
- the LOC127761391 gene encoding rRNA-processing protein fcf2-like — protein sequence MAEAAPIGLSWAPKLPSLPTTSGGKKDTGASSSRAQGSLWKPESELVDGLFVPPRDPRKANKLARKNVKDTSGKGWFDMPAPTITPELKKDLEILQLRHVMDPKRHFKRAGKSKALPKYFQVGTVIEPASEFFSSRLTKRERKTTLVDELLSDQHLKNYRMRKVREIQESRTPGGNQKWRNKGKKTLKRAKDRRK from the exons atggcggaggcggcgccgattGGCCTGTCGTGGGCGCCCAAGCTGCCCTCCCTGCCGACGACCAGCGGCGGGAAGAAGGACACGGGAGCCAGCTCTAGCAGAGCGCAGGGGTCGCTCTGGAAGCCCGAGAGCGAGCTCGTCGACGGGCTCTTCGTGCCACCGAGGGACCCGAGGAAGGCCAACAAGCTGGCCAGGAAGAACGTCAAGGACACCTCCGGCAAGGGCTG GTTCGACATGCCGGCTCCCACCATCACTCCCGAGTTGAAGAAAGATCTTGAGATTTTGCAG CTGAGACATGTAATGGACCCAAAAAGACACTTTAAGAGGGCAGGAAAATCCAAGGCCCTTCCGAAATACTTCCAA GTTGGTACAGTTATTGAGCCTGCATCTGAGTTCTTCTCAAGTAGGCTGACAAAGAGGGAGCGCAAAACAACATTGGTTGATGAGCTCTTATCTGATCAACATCTTAAGAACTACAG GATGCGCAAAGTAAGGGAAATTCAGGAGAGCCGCACTCCAGGAGGCAACCAGAAGTGGAGGAACAAGGGCAAGAAAACACTCAAAAGAGCCAAGGATAGGCGGAAATGA